The uncultured Methanolobus sp. sequence CAGAACCGTGGGATGGTAAGTTTATAATCCAAGCCAAGCACACAATAATTCCAACAGCTAGTTGTAGCGACAGCAAATTTCATACAATTCTTAAGAATGAATGCGATTCAGTTAGGGAATTAAAAGAGGATGGAAAGGTAGATTATTACTTATTATTTACTAACAGGAAACTTTCTGGAGTACAAGACCCTAAAATCGAAGATTTCATTGATGAGCATACTGGCGTTGATAATGTAATCATAGGTGAAGAAACAATACAACTTTGGCTGCAGAAATATCCCGAAATTGCAAAAGCACTTCATTTAAAGGACTTGTTTTATCCACTTGAATTTTATGAAAAAGACTTGCAGGATATTGTTATTGCATTCTCTGAAGTTAAATTTTCGAATGAAACGATCAAAGAACGGGAAGCTGATTTAAATAGAATATCTATTGACGAAAAAAATGAATTAAACCGATTATCTAAAACCTATTT is a genomic window containing:
- a CDS encoding ABC-three component system protein is translated as MNLKYPLYNLSDDEFESLVSLICTEILGTGVIVFSLGKDGGRDGKFTGMATQYPSSAEPWDGKFIIQAKHTIIPTASCSDSKFHTILKNECDSVRELKEDGKVDYYLLFTNRKLSGVQDPKIEDFIDEHTGVDNVIIGEETIQLWLQKYPEIAKALHLKDLFYPLEFYEKDLQDIVIAFSEVKFSNETIKEREADLNRISIDEKNELNRLSKTYFDEVFRKSFSAFESISRFLEDPQNYELKMKYENTIGDLQEEIIINRDDYYLFEDVLSHLYKLALDENNHKLHSNRGLLRVFLHYMYYNCDIGISQRPENVET